Proteins encoded together in one Anoxybacillus flavithermus window:
- a CDS encoding fumarylacetoacetate hydrolase family protein — protein sequence MKFVTAHVGSDVFVGVVHEQKIVHLSKADETMPHTMIECIELGESFIEKVQRVLERVRPEWTYALHDVQLLAPIPRPTKNIFCIGKNYADHAQEMGGAADRENIIVFSKAPTTVIGHEAAILRHADVTDQLDYEGELAIVIGKKGKAIPKEQALDYVFGYTIINDVTARDLQERHKQYLLGKSLDTSCPMGPWIVHRSAIAEPHALHIQTKVNGEVRQSATTSQLIFDIPTMIATLSKGMTLESGDIIATGTPAGVGKGMNPPRFLQSGDVVEITIDQIGTLRNRVQ from the coding sequence ATGAAATTTGTTACAGCGCACGTCGGATCAGATGTGTTTGTTGGGGTTGTTCATGAGCAAAAAATCGTTCATTTATCGAAAGCAGATGAAACGATGCCGCATACGATGATCGAATGCATAGAACTTGGTGAATCGTTTATTGAAAAAGTGCAACGTGTGCTAGAACGTGTGCGACCGGAGTGGACGTATGCACTTCACGACGTACAACTGCTTGCGCCGATTCCGCGCCCGACAAAAAATATTTTTTGTATTGGAAAAAATTACGCAGATCATGCGCAAGAAATGGGAGGCGCGGCGGATCGCGAAAATATCATTGTATTTTCGAAAGCGCCAACGACAGTGATCGGGCATGAGGCAGCGATTTTACGCCATGCGGATGTAACCGATCAATTAGATTATGAAGGGGAACTTGCGATTGTTATTGGGAAAAAGGGAAAAGCGATTCCGAAAGAACAGGCGCTCGATTACGTGTTTGGTTATACGATCATAAACGATGTGACGGCGCGCGATTTACAAGAAAGACATAAACAATATTTGCTTGGCAAAAGTTTGGATACGTCATGTCCGATGGGACCGTGGATCGTTCATCGGTCGGCAATTGCCGAGCCGCATGCGTTACATATTCAAACGAAAGTGAATGGTGAAGTCAGACAATCGGCAACGACATCGCAATTGATTTTCGATATTCCAACGATGATTGCGACATTGTCGAAAGGGATGACGTTAGAGTCGGGGGATATCATTGCGACAGGAACGCCAGCAGGAGTTGGGAAAGGGATGAATCCACCGCGTTTTTTACAGTCGGG